From the genome of Anaerolineae bacterium:
TAGGCAAGAGAGGTTTGCATGGAATTCCGTCTGGAAAATGAGATCCCTGTGTCGGCACAAGAATTGTGGCATGCTTTATATACCCCCGAGTTCGATAGCTTTGTGGCCAGAGAATGCGAACTTTATCCCCATGTACAGATCAAAAGACAGTCCTCGAGTTGTTTGATACGCAGGCAGGTGAGAATCAGACTTGCCTGCGTGGATATGCCTGATATTGTCCGTAGTGCTGTAAAAAAGGTGTTTGTGGGGGATGAAATAATCTACGAAGAAATACAGAAGAAAAACTCGAATCGTTTTGAAATGCGCTGGAGAATTCATCCTCCGGTGTTCAAAGAAAAATTTCACGCTTCAGGAGTATTGCGACTCGCATCCATTGATGGAAGCCGGTGTCTCCGAATTATGGAAGGGAGGATACATGTTGGGCTGTTCGGAGTGGGTGGCTTACTGGAACGGATAACTGCGGAGCAAGTAAAAAGGACAAGCGATCAATTCTGCCAAGTGGTGGCCAAATGGAACCCTGAGAATGCCGAATGTGGTGGCAGAGATAGACCAAAACAGGTGGCTGGATTATTCCGGAGTTGCAGGCCGAATTCAACGAAAGAGTCATACAACAGTGGGGTGAATACATGAAAGCCGCAAAGTCTTTATTGATTATAGTGTTAATCCTTGCATTTTTTCTCGCTTCCCCTGTGTCGCATGCCGAGGATATCCCCGAAGGGATCATATTCGTCGACAAGTCCGGATCAGTGAAAAAGCACGATGCCGGGCTGAAATCGAGAGACCTGCTAATTGCATTCCTCAGAACCCTCAAAAAACCCTTCAGAATAGTACTTGCCGGATTTAATGAGGAAATTTACGAGTACATCAGCGTAGTCACTGACACTAAAGCGGATATTGAGGCGCTGGCCGGAGAGATAGAGAAAATCGATGCCCACAGCTACTGTACCGACCTGGAGATTCCTTTCAGATATCTGCTTGAACGGGAGGGCAAGGAAACAATCAAGTTCGCGTTGATTATTTCCGACGGCGAACCTGATATATGGGACGGCAAACTCCGCCACTTCAGTAAAAGGGTGAAATCCGATCCAAGGTACGAACACCTTAACAGTCAGTACCGTATGCTTAAGGCTTCGGGACTTTCCCCGGACGAACTCTTTGAACGTTTGGGACACCTTTATCACGAAAGGAACCTTGAGCTGATTGAAGAACAGTTGTCCGGTTTAAGGGGTCGGACAGGTGACAGAATCCTTCTGTGGGACCTTTCCGGTGAGTCAGCTTACCTTAAAAGCTGGGCTGAGAAGTGTGGCGCGCAGTATCTGCCAATGAAAACAGAACAGAACCTGACGCCTGTTGATTTCTTGAGATACGTGACGTTATCTTTGTCGGCAAGATCAAGCAGTATTACCCATTCGCCGCCTTCACAACATTATGGGATACCCGGCAAGTCACCATTGCCCACACCCGTTGAGCCGAAGCCGGAGACCAGTCCCGAGCAGAGGCCGGAGAGGGCTCATGCAACGGTGACTTCTCAGCCGGTATCGCCTGACATGGGTGATGAGCCCAAAAAGCCTGTGGGGCAGAGTCAAAAACAGATCGTTCGAGATGGTGTAAACGGCTCGGCTATCGCTGGTGCGGTGACGTTGTTCGTGGTGATTATCGGGGGCAATATAATTATGCTTGGCAGGTTTCGTAAAAAGGCGGCGCTAACCAGTCTCAAAAGGGAGTTGGAGGTCGAGCTGGAGGGTGAAACAAGGTCGATCAGGAAGCAGAGGCTAAGTGAAATGGAGGCGGAAGTTGAGGCGGAAATTAGGTCCACAAGGGGGCAGAGGCTAAGCAAAATGGAGGCTGAACTTGCGACCGAAAAGGAGAGAAAAAAGAAAGAGATTGAAAGGGAGCTGTCCGAGTACGGAAAGTCCGTAGAGCAAGAGATTGAAGCTGAGAAAGAGAGAAAAATGCAGGAGCTTGAAGCCAATGCCGGTGTGATGCAGCCCGATATTTCGACCGAATCCTTCGAGCGCAAGAAGGAGCTGGAGGCGGAGGTTGAGGGTGAAATAAGGTTGATCAGGGAACAGAGGTTGTCTGAACTGGAAGCTGAACTTACTGCTGAAAAGGAGAGGAAGAACGAGGAGCTTGAAAAGGGTCTTTCAGAGTATCGCAGGGGCATTGAGTCAGAGGTAAAAGCCGAGAAAGAGAAAAAGATGAGGGTTTTTGAGGAGGAGCTTTCGGAGTACTGGAAGACGGTTGAATCAGAGGTAAAAGCCGAGAAAGAGAAAAGGATGGGGGTTTTTGAGAAGGAGCTTTCGGAGTACTGGAAGACAGTTGAACCGCAATAGCGAGTGCATTCCCTGTAGCTTGCTGCGGGGTTCTTCAATCAGACGTGCAAATTGAGAAAGGGGAGAGGGCGCTGAACAAAATCTCCGAATGGACGGAACAGTAATCTGGGGGAAATCAGAATCTTATGGAGATTGAAGGGGCCGTTTAGATGAAATTTGATCGTTTAAAATCCGAGCGTTTAACCGAGGCGGATCTTTTGCCTGGTGATCATATCTGTGTCAGGCGAAGAGGCAGGTTC
Proteins encoded in this window:
- a CDS encoding DUF2505 family protein codes for the protein MEFRLENEIPVSAQELWHALYTPEFDSFVARECELYPHVQIKRQSSSCLIRRQVRIRLACVDMPDIVRSAVKKVFVGDEIIYEEIQKKNSNRFEMRWRIHPPVFKEKFHASGVLRLASIDGSRCLRIMEGRIHVGLFGVGGLLERITAEQVKRTSDQFCQVVAKWNPENAECGGRDRPKQVAGLFRSCRPNSTKESYNSGVNT